The Temnothorax longispinosus isolate EJ_2023e chromosome 4, Tlon_JGU_v1, whole genome shotgun sequence genome has a window encoding:
- the Snrk gene encoding uncharacterized protein Snrk, with translation MNRRVGYSNYDGKIAGLYDLEETLGRGHFAVVKLARHVFTGEKVAVKVIDKSKLDEVSRAHLFQEVRCMKLVQHPNVVRLYEVIDTQTKLYLILELGDGGDLYDYIMRHDSGLSEELARTYFRQIVRAISYCHRLHVVHRDLKPENVVFFEKLGTVKLTDFGFSNRFCPGQKLETSCGSLAYSAPEILLGDSYDAPAVDVWSLGVILYMLVCGQAPFQEANDSETLTMIMDCKYSIPSHVSDGCKRLIARMLVRQPEGRASLEEIAADPWLSIGSGLDTMETLPLVSRQQVSDDHHNLIITKMVNGGIATKEEILDALDKNEYNHITATYFLLAERKLRAHRQEQMQKTRPEALDVSSNRQDDLTSNLHTDENSLNTTNQSLLTVPRTPGDIPQSVRTRKCSIVQEEEDEDDVSSCSGRDERGSNSTLNSLNRRGSRSEGKLSHILQERLSQLPEKHTGTKPVLGQRHPHQKEDTVIAESSHRGERLKQTLRNEKDNRTSSSVHPKEADKVQTGNVLLEKLPVTVRITTTCEENLKNRLSGANTPSAGWATRKATNTEARPKSVTECLKSTGPIPANKWRMGAQHHRFSVPLTESASVISSKPSDVSVTTITTMTPTKTLHESSTVLIPLHPISDNQVTLTPKYKTMPSPSGNSSATQLTLNEILEDGDGTHASVNSTECRDSTTKCRVVRRTTYEQRRSKFHKTRTTSCSSSDASDDDSESRKKRAHKLGASTGKPLPPRRDSHDDSSDSQDPGGSGGGRGGVGGGGSGVSNGEHTTTDTPTTTESNRNDNGSGTNTTNTSTTNGGGRHRCTENQVMFGRRHRAGRRRAGETRLRESQSLNRITEVQEAEAPSSCHNHCHVSRNSAVIGTQDVSSSSSVSLNSTASQHNVVSPVSQMATTTVQKAKGLGARLLQSLSTGKSLMSQGSKQSARSPDGKNNNNAGCRQSDDCQTVSGDHKCASQAACNDKENRGNGSMNRNECKSRKIRLLSRYFAVHKKLCVPLPGIFGKGRLYKARSCGSITRDRVSPPSPKSMLLVEDKWRERRQWCDAATKQHRGSDGDINQNLGLAHLVQENIVGKGCAGVPNVCHIHLGDSSKCCSLC, from the exons ATGAATCGAAGAGTGGGATACAGCAATTACGATGGCAAGATCGCCGGGCTTTACGACCTGGAGGAGACGCTCGGCCGCGGCCACTTCGCCGTGGTGAAGCTGGCACGACACGTTTTCACCGGTGAAAAGGTCGCAGTGAAGGTGATCGACAAGAGCAAGCTCGACGAGGTTTCGAGGGCCCATCTTTTCCAGGAG GTGCGGTGTATGAAGCTGGTGCAGCATCCCAATGTGGTGCGGCTGTACGAGGTGATAGACACACAGACCAAGCTATACTTAATTCTAGAGCTCGGCGATGGCGGGGATCTCTACGATTACATCATGCGCCACGACAGCGGCCTCAGCGAAGAG CTGGCCAGGACTTACTTTCGGCAGATAGTTCGGGCCATATCGTACTGTCATCGTTTACACGTGGTGCACAGAGATTTAAAGCCCGAGAATGTCGTGTTCTTCGAAAAGCTCGGTACAGTGAAGCTTACGGACTTCGGGTTTAGCAATAGATTCTGTCCTGGTCAAAAGCTCGAGACTTCGTGTGGCTCGTTAGCGTACTCCGCTCCAGAGATACTTCTGGGCGATAGTTATGATGCCCCCGCAGTAG ATGTTTGGTCGTTAGGTGTAATACTATACATGTTAGTATGCGGCCAAGCGCCGTTTCAAGAAGCGAACGATAGCGAGACGTTAACGATGATCATGGACTGCAAGTATTCGATTCCGTCGCACGTGTCCGACGGCTGCAAGCGGCTGATCGCGAGGATGCTCGTGCGGCAACCCGAAGGTAGAGCGTCCCTCGAAGAAATTGCCGCAGATCCGTGGTTATCGATCGGTTCCGGCTTGGACACAATGGAAACGCTGCCGCTCGTGTCGCGTCAACAGGTCTCCGATGATCATCACAATCTCATAATTACCAAAATGGTTAACGGTGGCATCGCCACTAAGGAAGAGATATTGGA TGCACTTGACAAGAACGAATACAATCATATCACCGCGACGTATTTCTTACTGGCTGAGAGGAAATTGCGCGCTCATCGACAAGAACAGATGCAGAAGACTCGACCAGAAGCTCTAGATGTTTCATCAAA TCGGCAGGATGATCTAACATCAAATCTACACACGGATGAGAACTCCCTGAATACTACGAACCAGTCACTATTAACCGTGCCACGGACACCTGGTGACATACCGCAG AGCGTGCGTACACGAAAATGCAGTATTGTTCAAGAAGAGGAAGATGAGGACGACGTGTCCTCGTGTTCTGGTCGAGACGAACGCGGCAGTAATTCGACGCTAAATTCCCTTAATCGTCGCGGTTCCCGTTCCGAGGGGAAGCTCTCGCATATTCTGCAGGAGCGATTATCGCAGCTTCCGGAGAAGCATACGGGCACGAAGCCTGTATTGGGTCAACGGCATCCGCACCAAAAAGAGGATACCGTTATCGCCGAATCATCGCACAGGGGAGAAAGACTGAAGCAGACTTTGAGAAACGAGAAGGATAATAgaacgtcgtcgtcggtgcATCCGAAAGAGGCAGACAAGGTCCAAACGGGTAACGTACTCTTAGAGAAACTGCCTGTAACTGTGCGGATTACCACGACATGTGAGGAAAATCTGAAGAACCGATTGAGTGGCGCGAACACTCCATCGGCCGGATGGGCGACTAGAAAAGCCACCAACACGGAAGCCAGGCCCAAATCGGTGACGGAGTGTCTAAAATCGACTGGACCAATACCGGCGAACAAGTGGAGAATGGGTGCTCAGCACCATCGGTTTAGCGTACCGCTCACGGAGTCTGCATCAGTGATTTCCTCAAAACCGTCCGACGTATCTGTGACGACGATAACAACGATGACTCCTACCAAAACATTACACGAATCGTCGACTGTCTTGATACCTCTTCATCCGATTAGCGACAATCAAGTGACGTTAACACCTAAGTACAAGACGATGCCGTCGCCTAGCGGTAATTCGTCTGCGACACAACTCACGCTCAATGAAATCCTGGAGGACGGGGATGGCACGCACGCGTCGGTGAACTCCACAGAATGCAGGGATTCGACGACCAAATGCCGAGTCGTTAGGCGAACAACATACGAGCAACGGAGGAGTAAGTTTCACAAGACGCGCACGACCTCCTGCTCGAGCTCAGACGCCAGCGACGACGACAGCGAGAGCAGGAAAAAGAGAGCGCACAAACTCGGCGCGTCCACGGGCAAGCCCTTACCTCCGAGACGCGACAGTCACGACGACTCGAGCGATTCGCAGGATCCAGGAGGAAGCGGCGGCGGGCGAGGTGGAGTCGGCGGTGGAGGGAGCGGGGTGAGCAACGGCGAGCACACGACGACGGATACACCGACGACAACCGAGAGTAATCGAAACGATAATGGTAGCGGCACTAACACGACAAACACGAGCACAACGAACGGAGGAGGGCGGCATCGGTGCACCGAGAACCAGGTAATGTTTGGCAGGAGGCATCGCGCTGGTAGGAGAAGAGCCGGCGAGACGCGATTGCGGGAGAGCCAGTCGTTGAATCGTATCACCGAGGTCCAGGAGGCCGAGGCACCCTCGTCCTGTCACAATCATTGTCACGTATCGCGCAATTCGGCTGTAATTGGCACGCAGGACgtctcctcgtcgtcgtcggtgtCGCTAAATAGCACGGCTTCTCAGCACAATGTTGTTTCACCTGTGTCTCAAATGGCAACCACTACGGTGCAGAAGGCGAAAGGTCTCGGAGCGAGGTTGTTGCAGTCGCTCAGCACCGGGAAATCCCTGATGTCGCAAGGCTCAAAGCAATCCGCTCGCAGTCCCGAtggaaagaataataataacgccGGCTGTCGGCAATCGGACGATTGTCAGACGGTCAGCGGCGATCATAAGTGCGCGAGTCAAGCGGCGTGCAACGACAAGGAGAATCGTGGTAACGGCTCGATGAACCGGAACGAGTGCAAGAGCAGGAAGATTCGGTTATTGAGCCGTTACTTTGCCGTGCACAAGAAGCTCTGCGTACCGCTGCCGGGTATCTTTGGCAAGGGACGCCTCTACAAAGCTCGCTCGTGCGGTAGCATCACTCGCGACCGCGTGAGTCCGCCGTCGCCTAAATCGATGCTGCTGGTCGAGGACAAGTGGCGGGAGCGTCGTCAGTGGTGCGATGCCGCGACGAAGCAGCATCGCGGTAGCGACGGCGATATCAATCAGAATCTAGGCCTCGCGCATCTCGTGCAGGAGAACATCGTCGGTAAAGGCTGCGCCGGTGTGCCCAATGTGTGCCACATTCATCTTGGAGACTCTTCCAAGTGTTGTAGCCTTTGTTGA
- the LOC139811068 gene encoding choline transporter-like protein 1 isoform X1, with translation MDSLLEEAGASSEAVDLSRGDQKEDENERLEEPVAPASQEMGCCGCADEPSSKVEPTTPDSQGSPSNYSDQIFVKDRSCTDFLAIIVVLVLAGGSIFMMTNVVKKGDIYRVINGIDDCGNVCGRVTSHESDPKFACKGADHTRKPYLEIDIEANGIKQRRCVANCTVDENKRLFLNRCIHKKVTETLNSIIRGLRLDSFYNDAVTDLGIAWLELIYLLLIALALSLGILVAFRYMVQYVIYVVLIGAVLACIGGTTYLWLAWYREKKSTDKGEIDPEDSSVEPYLIYAIIMSVVAVIVLLVILVMRKRIELVMHLFREAGKAVYSMPALLFQPIYTYLLIGFTVVAWVYCMLWIESAGDIYLNKKGHIRFKKDGLLIATRWYNLFLFFVACEFYLGCQHMVVACAVARWFFTRDKRRLSLPVAKGFGYLIRYHMGTVAFGALIIGIVRVIRAMISFVQNHLKQYDNAFVKGILWCCQCCLWCFECALKFLTRNAYIETAIYGCNFCTGGKKAFQVLSSNILRVAAINSVGDFVLFLGKVLVVTLTVVSGIYLMQVQKKEGLNHPWIPITLAGIIAFLVAHCFISIYEMIIDTIFICFCEDCEKNDGINRPYFMSRGLMEFVENSKKALRQLEQQGAT, from the exons CTGGCGCGAGTTCGGAAGCGGTAGACTTGTCGAGAGGCGACCAGAAGGAAGACGAGAACGAACGTTTGGAGGAGCCAGTCGCCCCGGCGAGTCAAGAGATGGGTTGCTGCGGTTGTGCGGACGAGCCTTCGTCCAAAGTGGAACCCACG acaCCTGATAGTCAAGGCTCGCCGTCGAATTATTCGGATCAGATATTTGTCAAGGACCGATCATGCACCGATTTTCTGGCTATAATCGTCGTACTTGTTTTGGCGGGTGGTTCC ATCTTCATGATGACGAATGTGGTGAAGAAAGGTGACATTTACCGCGTGATAAATGGAATCGATGATTGCGGAAACGTCTGCGGCCGCGTAACCTCGCACGAAAGCGACCCGAAATTCGCGTGCAAGGGTGCCGATCATACCAGAAAACC GTATCTTGAGATTGATATTGAAGCCAATGGGATAAAGCAACGTAGGTGCGTGGCAAATTGCACAGTGGACGAAAACAA AAGATTATTCCTGAATCGCTGTATACACAAGAAGGTGACAGAAACTCTTAACTCTATAATAAGGGGCCTTCGTTTGGACAGCTTTTACAAT GACGCAGTTACGGATCTGGGAATCGCATGGCTCGAATTGATTTACCTTTTGCTCATAGCTTTGG CACTTTCTCTCGGTATCCTGGTGGCCTTCCGCTATATGGTACAATATGTCATTTATGTCGTATTGATCGGCGCAGTTTTGGCTTGCATCGGCGGCACAACGTATCTCTG GCTAGCGTGGTATCGCGAGAAGAAGAGCACGGATAAGGGTGAAATTGACCCGGAGGATTCCAGCGTGGAGCCTTACTTGATCTACGCTATTATTATGTCGGTCGTTGCT GTCATCGTGCTTCTGGTGATTCTGGTGATGAGAAAGAGAATCGAGCTGGTCATGCACCTTTTCCGGGAGGCGGGTAAAGCCGTGTATTCGATGCCGGCATTGCTGTTTCAGCCGATTTAT ACGTATTTGCTGATCGGGTTCACGGTAGTAGCGTGGGTCTACTGTATGTTATGGATCGAGAGTGCCGGTgacatttatttgaataagaaAGGTCACATTCGTTTCAAGAAGGATGGATTGCTCATT GCAACAAGGTGGTACAATCTGTTTTTATTCTTCGTGGCGTGTGAATTCTATTTGGGTTGCCAGCATATGGTCGTCGCTTGCGCTGTTGCCCGATGGTTCTTTACGAG GGACAAAAGACGTCTTTCTTTACCAGTGGCGAAAGGTTTCGGATATCTCATAAGATATCATATGGGGACCGTGGCTTTCGGAGCTTTGATAATAGGCATTGTTCGAGTGATCAGAGCCATGATCTCCTTCGTCCAAAATCATCTGAAACAATACGACAACGCTTTCGTGAAAGGAATACTATGGTGTTGCCAGTGTTGTCTCTGGTGTTTCGAGTGTGCTCTAAAATTCCTCACTAGGAATGCTTACATTGAGACAG CCATATACGGATGCAACTTTTGCACAGGCGGAAAGAAAGCGTTCCAAGTTTTGTCCAGCAACATTTTGCGAGTAGCGGCGATTAACAGCGTCGGTGACTTCGTATTGTTTCTGGGTAAAGTCCTCGTCGTCACTCTTACGGTTGTTTCGGGGATTTATTTGATGCAGGTACag AAGAAAGAAGGACTCAATCATCCTTGGATACCAATCACTCTTGCGGGGATAATCGCATTCCTGGTCGCGCATTGCTTCATATCCATCTACGAG ATGATCATCGACACGATATTTATATGCTTCTGCGAGGACTGCGAGAAAAATGACGGCATCAACCGACCTTATTTCATGAGCCGCGGTTTGATG GAATTTGTGGAGAACAGCAAGAAAGCTTTGAGGCAGCTGGAACAACAAGGTGCCACATAA
- the LOC139811068 gene encoding choline transporter-like protein 1 isoform X2 has translation MDSLLEEAGASSEAVDLSRGDQKEDENERLEEPVAPASQEMGCCGCADEPSSKVEPTTPDSQGSPSNYSDQIFVKDRSCTDFLAIIVVLVLAGGSIFMMTNVVKKGDIYRVINGIDDCGNVCGRVTSHESDPKFACKGADHTRKPYLEIDIEANGIKQRRCVANCTVDENKRLFLNRCIHKKVTETLNSIIRGLRLDSFYNDAVTDLGIAWLELIYLLLIALALSLGILVAFRYMVQYVIYVVLIGAVLACIGGTTYLWLAWYREKKSTDKGEIDPEDSSVEPYLIYAIIMSVVAVIVLLVILVMRKRIELVMHLFREAGKAVYSMPALLFQPIYTYLLIGFTVVAWVYCMLWIESAGDIYLNKKGHIRFKKDGLLIATRWYNLFLFFVACEFYLGCQHMVVACAVARWFFTRDKRRLSLPVAKGFGYLIRYHMGTVAFGALIIGIVRVIRAMISFVQNHLKQYDNAFVKGILWCCQCCLWCFECALKFLTRNAYIETAIYGCNFCTGGKKAFQVLSSNILRVAAINSVGDFVLFLGKVLVVTLTVVSGIYLMQKKEGLNHPWIPITLAGIIAFLVAHCFISIYEMIIDTIFICFCEDCEKNDGINRPYFMSRGLMEFVENSKKALRQLEQQGAT, from the exons CTGGCGCGAGTTCGGAAGCGGTAGACTTGTCGAGAGGCGACCAGAAGGAAGACGAGAACGAACGTTTGGAGGAGCCAGTCGCCCCGGCGAGTCAAGAGATGGGTTGCTGCGGTTGTGCGGACGAGCCTTCGTCCAAAGTGGAACCCACG acaCCTGATAGTCAAGGCTCGCCGTCGAATTATTCGGATCAGATATTTGTCAAGGACCGATCATGCACCGATTTTCTGGCTATAATCGTCGTACTTGTTTTGGCGGGTGGTTCC ATCTTCATGATGACGAATGTGGTGAAGAAAGGTGACATTTACCGCGTGATAAATGGAATCGATGATTGCGGAAACGTCTGCGGCCGCGTAACCTCGCACGAAAGCGACCCGAAATTCGCGTGCAAGGGTGCCGATCATACCAGAAAACC GTATCTTGAGATTGATATTGAAGCCAATGGGATAAAGCAACGTAGGTGCGTGGCAAATTGCACAGTGGACGAAAACAA AAGATTATTCCTGAATCGCTGTATACACAAGAAGGTGACAGAAACTCTTAACTCTATAATAAGGGGCCTTCGTTTGGACAGCTTTTACAAT GACGCAGTTACGGATCTGGGAATCGCATGGCTCGAATTGATTTACCTTTTGCTCATAGCTTTGG CACTTTCTCTCGGTATCCTGGTGGCCTTCCGCTATATGGTACAATATGTCATTTATGTCGTATTGATCGGCGCAGTTTTGGCTTGCATCGGCGGCACAACGTATCTCTG GCTAGCGTGGTATCGCGAGAAGAAGAGCACGGATAAGGGTGAAATTGACCCGGAGGATTCCAGCGTGGAGCCTTACTTGATCTACGCTATTATTATGTCGGTCGTTGCT GTCATCGTGCTTCTGGTGATTCTGGTGATGAGAAAGAGAATCGAGCTGGTCATGCACCTTTTCCGGGAGGCGGGTAAAGCCGTGTATTCGATGCCGGCATTGCTGTTTCAGCCGATTTAT ACGTATTTGCTGATCGGGTTCACGGTAGTAGCGTGGGTCTACTGTATGTTATGGATCGAGAGTGCCGGTgacatttatttgaataagaaAGGTCACATTCGTTTCAAGAAGGATGGATTGCTCATT GCAACAAGGTGGTACAATCTGTTTTTATTCTTCGTGGCGTGTGAATTCTATTTGGGTTGCCAGCATATGGTCGTCGCTTGCGCTGTTGCCCGATGGTTCTTTACGAG GGACAAAAGACGTCTTTCTTTACCAGTGGCGAAAGGTTTCGGATATCTCATAAGATATCATATGGGGACCGTGGCTTTCGGAGCTTTGATAATAGGCATTGTTCGAGTGATCAGAGCCATGATCTCCTTCGTCCAAAATCATCTGAAACAATACGACAACGCTTTCGTGAAAGGAATACTATGGTGTTGCCAGTGTTGTCTCTGGTGTTTCGAGTGTGCTCTAAAATTCCTCACTAGGAATGCTTACATTGAGACAG CCATATACGGATGCAACTTTTGCACAGGCGGAAAGAAAGCGTTCCAAGTTTTGTCCAGCAACATTTTGCGAGTAGCGGCGATTAACAGCGTCGGTGACTTCGTATTGTTTCTGGGTAAAGTCCTCGTCGTCACTCTTACGGTTGTTTCGGGGATTTATTTGATGCAG AAGAAAGAAGGACTCAATCATCCTTGGATACCAATCACTCTTGCGGGGATAATCGCATTCCTGGTCGCGCATTGCTTCATATCCATCTACGAG ATGATCATCGACACGATATTTATATGCTTCTGCGAGGACTGCGAGAAAAATGACGGCATCAACCGACCTTATTTCATGAGCCGCGGTTTGATG GAATTTGTGGAGAACAGCAAGAAAGCTTTGAGGCAGCTGGAACAACAAGGTGCCACATAA
- the LOC139811068 gene encoding choline transporter-like protein 1 isoform X3 has protein sequence MGCCGCADEPSSKVEPTTPDSQGSPSNYSDQIFVKDRSCTDFLAIIVVLVLAGGSIFMMTNVVKKGDIYRVINGIDDCGNVCGRVTSHESDPKFACKGADHTRKPYLEIDIEANGIKQRRCVANCTVDENKRLFLNRCIHKKVTETLNSIIRGLRLDSFYNDAVTDLGIAWLELIYLLLIALALSLGILVAFRYMVQYVIYVVLIGAVLACIGGTTYLWLAWYREKKSTDKGEIDPEDSSVEPYLIYAIIMSVVAVIVLLVILVMRKRIELVMHLFREAGKAVYSMPALLFQPIYTYLLIGFTVVAWVYCMLWIESAGDIYLNKKGHIRFKKDGLLIATRWYNLFLFFVACEFYLGCQHMVVACAVARWFFTRDKRRLSLPVAKGFGYLIRYHMGTVAFGALIIGIVRVIRAMISFVQNHLKQYDNAFVKGILWCCQCCLWCFECALKFLTRNAYIETAIYGCNFCTGGKKAFQVLSSNILRVAAINSVGDFVLFLGKVLVVTLTVVSGIYLMQVQKKEGLNHPWIPITLAGIIAFLVAHCFISIYEMIIDTIFICFCEDCEKNDGINRPYFMSRGLMEFVENSKKALRQLEQQGAT, from the exons ATGGGTTGCTGCGGTTGTGCGGACGAGCCTTCGTCCAAAGTGGAACCCACG acaCCTGATAGTCAAGGCTCGCCGTCGAATTATTCGGATCAGATATTTGTCAAGGACCGATCATGCACCGATTTTCTGGCTATAATCGTCGTACTTGTTTTGGCGGGTGGTTCC ATCTTCATGATGACGAATGTGGTGAAGAAAGGTGACATTTACCGCGTGATAAATGGAATCGATGATTGCGGAAACGTCTGCGGCCGCGTAACCTCGCACGAAAGCGACCCGAAATTCGCGTGCAAGGGTGCCGATCATACCAGAAAACC GTATCTTGAGATTGATATTGAAGCCAATGGGATAAAGCAACGTAGGTGCGTGGCAAATTGCACAGTGGACGAAAACAA AAGATTATTCCTGAATCGCTGTATACACAAGAAGGTGACAGAAACTCTTAACTCTATAATAAGGGGCCTTCGTTTGGACAGCTTTTACAAT GACGCAGTTACGGATCTGGGAATCGCATGGCTCGAATTGATTTACCTTTTGCTCATAGCTTTGG CACTTTCTCTCGGTATCCTGGTGGCCTTCCGCTATATGGTACAATATGTCATTTATGTCGTATTGATCGGCGCAGTTTTGGCTTGCATCGGCGGCACAACGTATCTCTG GCTAGCGTGGTATCGCGAGAAGAAGAGCACGGATAAGGGTGAAATTGACCCGGAGGATTCCAGCGTGGAGCCTTACTTGATCTACGCTATTATTATGTCGGTCGTTGCT GTCATCGTGCTTCTGGTGATTCTGGTGATGAGAAAGAGAATCGAGCTGGTCATGCACCTTTTCCGGGAGGCGGGTAAAGCCGTGTATTCGATGCCGGCATTGCTGTTTCAGCCGATTTAT ACGTATTTGCTGATCGGGTTCACGGTAGTAGCGTGGGTCTACTGTATGTTATGGATCGAGAGTGCCGGTgacatttatttgaataagaaAGGTCACATTCGTTTCAAGAAGGATGGATTGCTCATT GCAACAAGGTGGTACAATCTGTTTTTATTCTTCGTGGCGTGTGAATTCTATTTGGGTTGCCAGCATATGGTCGTCGCTTGCGCTGTTGCCCGATGGTTCTTTACGAG GGACAAAAGACGTCTTTCTTTACCAGTGGCGAAAGGTTTCGGATATCTCATAAGATATCATATGGGGACCGTGGCTTTCGGAGCTTTGATAATAGGCATTGTTCGAGTGATCAGAGCCATGATCTCCTTCGTCCAAAATCATCTGAAACAATACGACAACGCTTTCGTGAAAGGAATACTATGGTGTTGCCAGTGTTGTCTCTGGTGTTTCGAGTGTGCTCTAAAATTCCTCACTAGGAATGCTTACATTGAGACAG CCATATACGGATGCAACTTTTGCACAGGCGGAAAGAAAGCGTTCCAAGTTTTGTCCAGCAACATTTTGCGAGTAGCGGCGATTAACAGCGTCGGTGACTTCGTATTGTTTCTGGGTAAAGTCCTCGTCGTCACTCTTACGGTTGTTTCGGGGATTTATTTGATGCAGGTACag AAGAAAGAAGGACTCAATCATCCTTGGATACCAATCACTCTTGCGGGGATAATCGCATTCCTGGTCGCGCATTGCTTCATATCCATCTACGAG ATGATCATCGACACGATATTTATATGCTTCTGCGAGGACTGCGAGAAAAATGACGGCATCAACCGACCTTATTTCATGAGCCGCGGTTTGATG GAATTTGTGGAGAACAGCAAGAAAGCTTTGAGGCAGCTGGAACAACAAGGTGCCACATAA